Genomic DNA from Pigmentiphaga litoralis:
GCCATGTCGGATGCGCCGATCTGCAGCGGGATCATCCAGTTCGCGAAGCCCACGAAGGCGGGCATGATCGCGCCGAACACCATGATGATGCCGTGCATAGTGGTGAACTGGTTGAACAGTTCGGGCTGGAAGAACTGGATGCCGGGCTCGAACAGTTCGGTGCGCAGCAGCAGGGCAAGCGCGCCCCCCATCAGCAGCATCGTGAACGAGAAGATCAGGTACATCGTCCCGATGTCTTTGTGGTTGGTTGCGAACAACCAGCGACGCCACCCGGTCGGACGTGCGTGGGCGTGGTCGTCGTGCGCATGATCATGCCCGTGGGCGTGGTCGATCGCGGTGCTGCTCATGATGGCTCCTTGCTGCTCTGTACTGCTGTCATCGTGCGTGACGATGGACATCCATTCGAATACGAAACCTGAAATCCCTGGCTATGAGGCCTTCGGCGGCCGGCCGGAGCGATCAGCGGGCGGCTTTCAAATCGGCGGGTTGCACGACCGGATCGGTCCCCTTACCGGCGTTGCTCCAGGCATTGCGGGTATAGGTGATGACGGCAGCAAGTTCAGTGTCGGACAGGTGGGCAAACGATGCCATCGCCGTCCCTGGACGTCCTTTCAGCAGTGTCTCGATCTGCCGGGCCTTGGGTCCCAGAACGGCGGCATCACCATCCAGCGCCGGGAACGTGCCAGGCACGCCCTTCCCGGTCGCCTGGTGACAGGCCACGCAATTCGAGGCAAAGACCGTCTGGCCGCGCGTCTTGAGCTCGTCGGCAGTCCAGACCTTGTTGGGATCGTCGGCGAGGGCAGCCATCGCCTTCTTCTTTTCATCGACCCACTTTGTGTAATCTTCGGCGGACACCACCTTCACCACGATGGGCATGAAGGCGTGGTCCTTGCCACAGAGTTCGGCGCACTGGCCGCGGAATTCGCCGATCTTTTCGGCGCGGAACCACGTGTCGCGCACGAAACCGGGGATCGCGTCCTGCTTGACGCCGAACGACGGCACCATCCAGGCGTGGATCACGTCGTTGGCCGTGGTAACCACACGGATTTTCTTGTCGACCGGCACCACCAGCGGGTTGTCGACTTCCATCAGGTAGTTGTCACCCTTGGGCGCGGTACCGTCGCGCTGGTCGGCCGGCGTGGCCAGGTTGGACAGGAAACCGATGCCCTCGCCTTCGCCGGTCAGGTAGTCGTAGCCCCATTTCCACTGGTAGCCGGTGGCCTTGACGGTCAGGTCGGCGTTGGTGGTGTCCTTCATGGCGACGACGGTCTTGGTCGCCGGAAGCGCCATGCCGATCACGATGACGAAGGGAATGATCGTCCAGGCGATCTCGACCCCGATGCTTTCATGGAAGGTCGCCGGCTTGGCGCCGCGCGATTTCCGGTGCGCCCAGATCGAATAGAACATCACGGCGAACACCGCGATGAAGATCACCAGACAGATCGCCAGCATCATCCAGTGCAGCCACTGGATCTGCGAGGCGATGCTCGTGACCGGCTCATGCAGGTTGAGTTGATTGACCTTCGGGCCGCCTACGCTGTCGTTGACCGCCAGCGCTGCGCTGCTGGCCAGCATATTTGCGAACAAGGCTCCTACCCACCCACTCAACCACTTCTTCATGTCCGACCTCGAAGAACATCGTTTACTTTCAGGCAGTCGAGCCCCGGCTGCGTATCTCCTCGCAGCGCTCCCCCGGCCAACCACTAAATTAATTGTTATTTGCGGTGTCTTAGCAGGTTAATGCTTAGAACCGCCGGATTATACGGGTACGTGGGAAGGCGCAGCAAATGCGCTGCACGCTTCCTCTTGCTCATCGTTTCGCCGAACGTCCGATCGACGCCACGGATAGTCGGGTTTCCCCTGTAGCCAATTTGTGAGACCCCGCCCGCCACGCATGACCATACGCCACTTCCAGCGTCAGGTGGATACGGCCGTCGGGGGCGCGTTGGGCGTCCAGCGCGGCGGCCAGGCGATCGCGCCAGGCCCGTCCGGCCAGCCCGCGCCGCCGTCCGGCCGCCGGATTGCCACCCAGGCGGCGCACGTCCAGCAGCAGCGACGCCGGGTCGTTGTAGGTCAGCGTCAGGATTTCCTGGTCCATGACCGGATCGGCAAAGCCGCTTTCGATCAGCAGGTCGCCAAAATCATGCATGTCGACGAACGGCGGCGTGGCGGTGTCCAGCCCGGCCTGCCCCACGGCGTCCCGCAATTGTTTGAAGGTATTGGGGCCCAGGCAGCTGAACATGACGAGTCCGCCTACTTTCAGGACCCGGCGCCATTCTTCAAGCACGTGATGCGGTTCGGCATGCCAGTGCAGGGCCAGGTTGGACCACACCATATCGAATTGTTCGGGCGGCAGGCCGGTGGCGGCCAGATCGGCTTCCAGGAAGTCCGGGGCAGTCGAGCCGGCGCGTCCCACCAGGCCCATGACGCTTTGCCGCATGCGGGCCACCGCCGATGGCTGGAATTTCCGGCGCGCGTGGTCGAGCAGGGATGGGCTCAGGTCGACGCCGGTGTAGTGAGCAGCAGGGTAGCGTTCACGCAACACGGGCAGCGCAGCCCCCGCGCCGCAACCGGCGTCGAGCAGCGCTGCCGGATCGACACGGATGTAGTCCAGGCGCTCAAGCATGCGCCGCGCGATTTCCCCATACAGGAATTGCGCTTCTTCGAGGTCGCCGCGGCGATCGAACTGGCGCACGACATGCCGGCCGACCAGGGGCAAGGCGGGAAGCCGTGCGGCGGGGGCGGCGGCGGGCATGGATGTTTCTGTCATTGCGGGTGGGCACACGTATCAAGGGAGTCTTTACACTACGGCAGAGCATCGGGTGGACTGCGCCGCCCTCTCATCATGCCATGGCTTGCCACGGCCCATGTCCACCGTACCTTGCCACGCCTGCACGCTCGCACGCTTCATGCCCATACCGCCGCTCCGGTTTCCCCTGCCGCGCTGGACGCCGCCCCGCTTTTGGGCGGCGGGCCGGTGGCGCGCCCGTGCCGCCGATGCCGTCGCGATGGCGCGCGCCCGGCTGCCGACCGACTGCCCCCTGTGCAGCGCGCCGGCGCGGGGTGGCGCGCTGTGCCGCGCATGTGATGCCGAGGTCACGGGCCTGCTGCGCAGCGCGCCCGGCACGGGCATGACCTGGCGCTGCCTGCGGTGCGCGCTGCCCCTGCCCGAGCATGACAGTCCCTGCCCCGATTGCGCGGAGCGGGATACGGCGTTCGACCGAACGGTGACCGCGCTGGATTACGTTCCGCCGGCCGACGCGCTGATCCTGCGCATGAAGGCGCAACGCCACTACGCGCAGGGCGACCTGCTCGGCAACCTGCTGGCCGAAGCCATCCGCCACGACGGGCGGGCGCTGCCGGCCGGGACCGTGCTGCTGCCGGTGCCCGCCAGCCGCGACGCATTGCGGGCGCGAGGCTTCAACCCGGCGGCGGAAATTGCCCGCGCGCTGGGCCGCGACCTGGGCTTGCCGGTGCGGCACGATTGGGTGGCGCGCACCCGGCAGCAGGCGCAGCAGCACACCCTGGGCCGGCTGGAACGCCGGGAGGCCGCGCAGGGCCTGTATGCTTGCGCACCCGGCGTGCGGGGCAGGCATATCGGGATCGTCGACGACGTCATGACCACCGGCAGCACCCTGCACGAAATCGCGTTGGCGCTGAAGGCGGCCGGCGCCGCCAGCGTGACGGCGCTGGTCGCGGCGCGTACGCCCCATCCGCCCGATGCGGGAACGATCGCGCGGCCGGATGTTCGCAAGGCAGGGACGAATTTTCGCAGACAACGTGAATAACGATTTCGAACCATTTCAAAACCCGATGATCCCGCCGACTTCCGACCGCTTCTGGTCTACCTTAACGGTCACGCAAAGGCCCCTCCTGGAACACCATGGCTGATTTCCCTCCCGCGCCCGATCGCTCCGGCGACCCCGCGTCCCCGTCCCGTCCCCTGCCCCGCCGCGCGCGCTGGCCGTGGATCGTGGTGCTCCTGCTCGTTCTTGCCGCGGTCGGCTGGTGGTGGTGGCATGGGCGGACGGCCCAGGAAGCAGCCCCTGGCGCACCCGGTGCGCCTCGCGGGGCGGGTGCGCGCGGGCCTCGTGCCCCGGGTGCGGGCGGCCCGCCCGGCGCGGCCGGCGCCTTTGCGATGCCCCCGATCCCGGTCAAGGTCGAAGCCGCCCGGTCCGAGAACCTGGATGTCTTCATCAAGTCGCTGGGCACCGTCACGTCCTTCAATACGGTCACGGTGCGCAGCCGGGTCGACGGCGAACTCATGAAAGTGCTGTTCAAGGAGGGCCAGCGGGTCAAGGCCGGCGATCTGATTGCGCAGATCGATCCGCGCGCCTATCAGGTCGCGCTGTCGCAGGCGCAAGGTACCTTGCAGCAGAACCAGGCGCAGCTGGAAAACGCCCGGAAGGACCTGGATCGCTACCAGACCCTGTTTTCGCAGGACTCGATTGCCCGGCAGCAGGTCGATACGCAGGCCGCGCTGGTCCGCCAGTACGAAGGCACGCTCAAGACCAACCAGGCCGCGGTCGACAATGCCAGACTGCAGCTCGACTACACCCGCGTGACGGCGCCGATCGCGGGGCGCGTGGGCCTGCGCCAGGTGGACCAGGGCAACCTGGTGCGCAGCAGCGATACCAATGGCCTGGTCATCATCACGCAGACGCAGCCGATTTCCGTGATTTTCACCATTGCCGAATCCGACCTGCCGCGCGTGCTGCAGCAGTTGCGCGGCGGCAACCGGCTGGCGGTCGAAGCCTATGACCGTGCCGACCTGATCAAGATTGCCGACGGCGTGCTGGACACGCTGGACAACCAGATCGACGTCACCACCGGTACCGTCAAGATGAAGGCGCGGTTCGAAAACAAGGACGAGTCCCTGTTCCCGAACCAGTTCGTCAACGCACGCCTGCATGTGCGCACCTTGAAAGACGCCACCGTCATCCCGACCGCCGCCGTGCAGCGCGGAACGCCTGGCACCTTCGTGTATGTGGTCAAGCCCGACAACACGATCGACGTGCGGGTGATCAAGCTCGGCCAGCCCAATGGCGAACGGGTTGCGGTGACCGAAGGCCTGAAGCCGGGCGAGCAGGTCGTGGTCGAAGGCGTGGACCGCCTGCGCGCGGGCGCCAAGGTGGACGTGGTGACCGGCGCGGCCGAGGTGCCGGCGGCCGCGGGGAGCCAGTTGCAGCGCAGCGGTGAAGGCGGTTCCCGCCCGAATCGCGGACAGACGCCGAGACCCTGATGAATCCGTCACGGCTCTTCATCCTGCGCCCGGTTGCGACGACCCTGGCGATGATCGCGCTATTGCTGGCAGGGCTGATCGCGTATCGGCTGCTGCCGGTGTCGGCGCTGCCCGAGGTCGACTACCCGACCATCCAGGTGACGACGCAATATCCGGGCGCCAGTCCGGATGTGATGACGTCGCTGGTGACCGCGCCGCTAGAACGCCAGTTCGGGCAAATGCCGGGCCTGAACCAGATGTCGTCGATCAGTTCGGGCGGCGCATCGGTGATCACGCTCAAGTTCAATCTGGACCTGGCGCTGGATATTGCCGAACAGGAAGTGCAGGCCGCGATCAATGCCGGGTCCAACCTGCTGCCCAGCGACCTGCCCGCCCCGCCGATCTACAACAAGGTGAACCCGGCCGACACGCCGGTGCTGACCCTGGCGATTTCGTCGCCCACGCTGCCGCTGTACAAGGTGCGCGATCTGGTGGACACGCGCATGGCGCAGAAGATTGCGCAGGTATCGGGCGTGGGTCTGGTCAGCATTGCCGGGGGCCAGCGGCCCGCGGTGCGGATCCGGGCCAACCCCCAGGCGCTGGCTGCCTATGGCCTGAACCTGAGCAACGTGCGCACCGCGATCACGGGCGCCAACGTCAATCAGCCCAAGGGCAACTTCGATGGCCCGAGCCGTGCCACCACGCTGGACGCAAACGACCAGCTCAAGACCATCGACCAGTACCGCAACCTGATCATCTCGTACCAGAACAACGCGCCGCTGCGCCTGTCGGACGTGGCCGAAACGGTCGAAGACGCCGAGAACACGCGACAGGCGGCCTGGGCCAATGGCAAGCCGGCGATCCTGATCAATGTGCAGCGCCAGCCCGGCGCCAACGTGATCGACGTGGTGGATCGCATCCGCAAGCTGCTGCCCGATGTGCAGGCGGGCCTGCCCAGCACGCTGGACGTGGCAGTGCTGTCGGACCGGACCGAGACCATCAAGGAATCGGTGCGCGACGTGCAGTTCGAATTGCTGCTGGCGATTGCGCTGGTGGTCATGGTCACCTTCGTTTTCCTGCGCAACCTGACGGCGACGCTGATCCCGAGCGTGGTCGTTCCGCTGTCCTTGATCGGCACTTTCGGCATCATGTACCTGGCCGGGTTCAGCGTGAACAACCTGACGCTGATGGCGCTGACGGTGGCCACCGGCTTCGTGGTCGACGATGCCATCGTGATGATCGAGAACATCGCGCGTTACCTGGAAGAAGGCGAAACGCCGCTGCATGCCGCGCTCAAGGGGGCCGCGCAGATCGGGTTCACGCTGATCTCGTTGACGGTCTCGCTGATCGCCGTGCTGATCCCGCTGCTGTTCATGGGCGACGTGATCGGCAGGCTGTTCCGCGAATTTGCCGTCACGCTGGCCGTGTCCATCCTGATCTCGCTCGTGATCTCGCTGACGCTGACGCCCATGATGTGCGCCAAGTTCCTGAAGCACATCCCCGAAGAACGGCAGACGCGTTTCTACCGGAAAAGCGGCGCCGTATTCGACCGCATCATCGCGGGCTACGACCGGATGTTGCAGCGGGTGCTGGCGCACCAGCCGCTGACCCTGCTGGTCGCGCTGGCGACCCTGTTGCTGACCGTGCTGCTGTATGTGCTGATCCCCAAAGGGTTCTTTCCGCTGCAGGATACGGGCGTCATCCAGGCCATTACCGAAAGCTCGCAATCGGTGTCGTTCTCGGCCATGGCGCAGCGCCAGCAGGCAGCGGCCAAAGTCATTCTTGAAGATCCGGATGTCGAAAGCCTGTCGTCGTTCATTGGCGTGGATGGCAGCAATGCCACGCTCAACAGCGGCCGCATCCAGATCAACCTGAAGTCGCGGGGCGACCGGTCGGATACGGCCCCGGCCATCATCAAGCGGCTGCAGGATGCGCTGCATGACGTGCCCGACATCAAGCTCTATATGCAGCCGGTGCAGGACCTGACGATTGAAGATCGCGTCAGCCGCACGCAATACCAGTTCACGCTGCAGGATCCCGACCTGGCCCATCTGGGCATCTGGACCCGCAAGCTGGTCGAACAGCTGGCGACGCTGCCGCAACTGGCCGACGTGAACCACGACTTGCAGGACCAGGGTCTGCAGACCTATATCGAGATCGATCGCAATGCCGCATCCAGGCTGGGCATCACGGCCACGACGATCGACGCGGCGCTGTACGACGCGCTGGGGCAGCGGCTGATCTCGACCATCTTCACGCAGTCGAACCAGTATCGCGTGGTGCTGGAAGTGCAGCCCCAGTTCCGCCAGGATCCGTCGTCCTTGTCGCAGATCCATGTGGCGTCGGCCGACGGCAAGCAGGTGCCGCTGACCAATATCGTGAAGGTGTCGGAACGCAATACGCCGCTGGCGATCAGCCACCTTGGCCAGTTCCCGTCGGCCACGGTGTCGTTCAACCTGGCTCCGGGCGCGTCGTTGAGCGGCGCGGTCGAAGCCATCCTGAAAGCGGAACAGGACATCGGCATGCCGACCGCCATCCAGACCCGGTTCCAGGGCGCGGCGCAGGCCTTCCAGACCTCGCTCGACAGCACGCTGCTGCTGATCATTGCGGCGATCGCCACGATGTATATCGTGCTGGGGGTGCTGTACGAAAGCTACATCCACCCGATCACGATTCTGTCGACGCTGCCGTCGGCGGGCGTGGGCGCCCTGCTCGCGCTCATGATCGCGGGCAATGATCTGGACATGATCGGCATCATCGGGATCATCCTGCTGATCGGCATCGTGAAAAAGAACGCGATCATGATGATCGACTTTGCGCTCGATGCCGAACGCAAGCAGGGCATGAGTCCGCGCGATGCGATCCACCAGGCGGCCCTGCTGCGCTTTCGTCCCATTCTGATGACGACGCTGGCCGCCCTGTTCGGCGCGGTGCCGCTGATGCTCAGTACCGGCACCGGCGCGGAACTGCGCCAGCCGCTGGGGCTGGTGATGGTGGGCGGTCTGCTGGTCAGCCAGGTGCTGACGCTGTTCACCACGCCGGTCATCTACCTGATGTTCGATCGACTCGGGCAGCGGGTGCGTGACCGCCGCGCGCGCAAGGAAGGCGTGCCGGTGGCCGGAGACCAGACGGCATGAACCTGTCGGCGCCCTTCATCATGCGGCCAGTGGCGACCGCGCTGCTGACGCTGGCCATTGTGCTGGCGGGCGTGCTCGCGTTCCTGATGCTGCCGGTGGCGCCCTTGCCGCAGGTCGATTACCCGACGATTTCGGTGTCGGCCAGCCTGGCAGGGGCCAATCCGGAAACCATGGCATCGAGTGTGGCGACGCCGCTGGAACGGTCGCTGGGCAGCATTGCCGGGGTCAGCGAGATGACGTCGAGCAGTTCGCAGGGGTCCACCCGGATCACGCTGCAGTTTGACCTGAGCCGCGACATCGACGGCGCGGCGCGTGATGTGCAGGCGGCCATCAACGCCGCGCGCAGCATGCTGCCGTCGGCCCTGCGCAGCAATCCCACCTACAACAAACGCAATCCGTCGTCGGCGCCTGTGATGGTGCTGGCGCTGACCAGCAAGACGCTGGACCAGGGCCAGCTGTATGACGTCGGCTCGACCATCATGGCGCAGCGGATCGCGCAGATCCAGGGCGTGGCCGAAGTGCAGGTGGGGGGCAGTTCCTTGCCTGCCGTGCGGATCGAGCTCAATCCCAATCTGCTCAACCAGTACGACATTCCGCTGGATACCGTGCGGCAGGCGGTGACGGGCGCCAATGCCAATGGCCCGAAAGGCGTGCTCGAGAACGACACGACGCATTGGCAGGTCGCGACCAACGGCCAGCTGCGCAAGGCCAGCCAGTACCAGGAACTGGTGATTGCGTATCGCAACAATGCGGCCGTGCGGCTGAGCGATGTCGCGCGAGTCGAGGATTCGGTCGAAGACCTGTTCCAGATGGGGTTCTACAACAACCAGCGGGCGATCCTGCTGGTGGTGAGCCGGCAGGCGAATGCCAACATCATCGAGACGGTGGACCGCATTCGCGATGCGCTGCCGCAGATGCGGTCGATGCTGCCAGGCGATGTGGAACTGACGGTGGCGCAGGACCGCACGCCCAGCATCCGGGCGTCGCTGGCCGAGGCCGAACACACGCTGATCATTGCCGTCGGCCTGGTGATCATGGTGGTGCTGCTGTTCCTGCGCAACGGGCGCGCGGCGCTGATCCCGAGCGTGGCCGTGCCGGTCTCGCTGATCGGCACGTTCATCGTGATGTGGCTGTGTGGCTATTCGCTCAACACCATGTCGCTGATGGCGCTGATCGTCGCGACCGGTTTCGTGGTCGACGATGCGATCGTGGTGCTCGAGAACATTTCGCGGCATATCGAAGAAGGCATGTCGCCGCTGCGCGCCTCGCTCAGGGGTGCGCGTGAGGTCGGCTTTACCGTGCTGTCGATGAGCCTGTCCCTGATCGCCGTGTTCATTCCCATCCTGTTGATGGGCGATATCGTGGGCCGGCTGTTCCGCGAATTTGCCGTCACGCTGTCGGCGGCCATTCTGGTGTCGCTGGTGGTGTCGCTGACGTTGACGCCGATGATGTGCGCGCGGCTGCTCAAGACGCCCGCGCAGATCAAGCCGCCCGGCCGCGTGTCGCGCGCGCTGGGCCGGTTCTTTGACACCTTGCTGCGCGGCTATGACCGCAGCCTGGCCTGGGCGCTGAAGCATTCGCTGCTGACCCTGATCGTGCTCGGCCTGACGGTGGGGCTGAACGTGTACCTGTACGTCAAGGTGCCCAAGGGATTTTTCCCGCAGCAGGACACCGGGCAGCTGATGGGTTTCGTGCGCGCTGACCAGGGCACGTCGTTCCAG
This window encodes:
- a CDS encoding methyltransferase domain-containing protein, with the protein product MPAAAPAARLPALPLVGRHVVRQFDRRGDLEEAQFLYGEIARRMLERLDYIRVDPAALLDAGCGAGAALPVLRERYPAAHYTGVDLSPSLLDHARRKFQPSAVARMRQSVMGLVGRAGSTAPDFLEADLAATGLPPEQFDMVWSNLALHWHAEPHHVLEEWRRVLKVGGLVMFSCLGPNTFKQLRDAVGQAGLDTATPPFVDMHDFGDLLIESGFADPVMDQEILTLTYNDPASLLLDVRRLGGNPAAGRRRGLAGRAWRDRLAAALDAQRAPDGRIHLTLEVAYGHAWRAGSHKLATGETRLSVASIGRSAKR
- a CDS encoding MdtA/MuxA family multidrug efflux RND transporter periplasmic adaptor subunit; the protein is MADFPPAPDRSGDPASPSRPLPRRARWPWIVVLLLVLAAVGWWWWHGRTAQEAAPGAPGAPRGAGARGPRAPGAGGPPGAAGAFAMPPIPVKVEAARSENLDVFIKSLGTVTSFNTVTVRSRVDGELMKVLFKEGQRVKAGDLIAQIDPRAYQVALSQAQGTLQQNQAQLENARKDLDRYQTLFSQDSIARQQVDTQAALVRQYEGTLKTNQAAVDNARLQLDYTRVTAPIAGRVGLRQVDQGNLVRSSDTNGLVIITQTQPISVIFTIAESDLPRVLQQLRGGNRLAVEAYDRADLIKIADGVLDTLDNQIDVTTGTVKMKARFENKDESLFPNQFVNARLHVRTLKDATVIPTAAVQRGTPGTFVYVVKPDNTIDVRVIKLGQPNGERVAVTEGLKPGEQVVVEGVDRLRAGAKVDVVTGAAEVPAAAGSQLQRSGEGGSRPNRGQTPRP
- a CDS encoding ComF family protein, with protein sequence MSTVPCHACTLARFMPIPPLRFPLPRWTPPRFWAAGRWRARAADAVAMARARLPTDCPLCSAPARGGALCRACDAEVTGLLRSAPGTGMTWRCLRCALPLPEHDSPCPDCAERDTAFDRTVTALDYVPPADALILRMKAQRHYAQGDLLGNLLAEAIRHDGRALPAGTVLLPVPASRDALRARGFNPAAEIARALGRDLGLPVRHDWVARTRQQAQQHTLGRLERREAAQGLYACAPGVRGRHIGIVDDVMTTGSTLHEIALALKAAGAASVTALVAARTPHPPDAGTIARPDVRKAGTNFRRQRE
- the coxB gene encoding cytochrome c oxidase subunit II; this translates as MKKWLSGWVGALFANMLASSAALAVNDSVGGPKVNQLNLHEPVTSIASQIQWLHWMMLAICLVIFIAVFAVMFYSIWAHRKSRGAKPATFHESIGVEIAWTIIPFVIVIGMALPATKTVVAMKDTTNADLTVKATGYQWKWGYDYLTGEGEGIGFLSNLATPADQRDGTAPKGDNYLMEVDNPLVVPVDKKIRVVTTANDVIHAWMVPSFGVKQDAIPGFVRDTWFRAEKIGEFRGQCAELCGKDHAFMPIVVKVVSAEDYTKWVDEKKKAMAALADDPNKVWTADELKTRGQTVFASNCVACHQATGKGVPGTFPALDGDAAVLGPKARQIETLLKGRPGTAMASFAHLSDTELAAVITYTRNAWSNAGKGTDPVVQPADLKAAR
- a CDS encoding MdtB/MuxB family multidrug efflux RND transporter permease subunit; translation: MNPSRLFILRPVATTLAMIALLLAGLIAYRLLPVSALPEVDYPTIQVTTQYPGASPDVMTSLVTAPLERQFGQMPGLNQMSSISSGGASVITLKFNLDLALDIAEQEVQAAINAGSNLLPSDLPAPPIYNKVNPADTPVLTLAISSPTLPLYKVRDLVDTRMAQKIAQVSGVGLVSIAGGQRPAVRIRANPQALAAYGLNLSNVRTAITGANVNQPKGNFDGPSRATTLDANDQLKTIDQYRNLIISYQNNAPLRLSDVAETVEDAENTRQAAWANGKPAILINVQRQPGANVIDVVDRIRKLLPDVQAGLPSTLDVAVLSDRTETIKESVRDVQFELLLAIALVVMVTFVFLRNLTATLIPSVVVPLSLIGTFGIMYLAGFSVNNLTLMALTVATGFVVDDAIVMIENIARYLEEGETPLHAALKGAAQIGFTLISLTVSLIAVLIPLLFMGDVIGRLFREFAVTLAVSILISLVISLTLTPMMCAKFLKHIPEERQTRFYRKSGAVFDRIIAGYDRMLQRVLAHQPLTLLVALATLLLTVLLYVLIPKGFFPLQDTGVIQAITESSQSVSFSAMAQRQQAAAKVILEDPDVESLSSFIGVDGSNATLNSGRIQINLKSRGDRSDTAPAIIKRLQDALHDVPDIKLYMQPVQDLTIEDRVSRTQYQFTLQDPDLAHLGIWTRKLVEQLATLPQLADVNHDLQDQGLQTYIEIDRNAASRLGITATTIDAALYDALGQRLISTIFTQSNQYRVVLEVQPQFRQDPSSLSQIHVASADGKQVPLTNIVKVSERNTPLAISHLGQFPSATVSFNLAPGASLSGAVEAILKAEQDIGMPTAIQTRFQGAAQAFQTSLDSTLLLIIAAIATMYIVLGVLYESYIHPITILSTLPSAGVGALLALMIAGNDLDMIGIIGIILLIGIVKKNAIMMIDFALDAERKQGMSPRDAIHQAALLRFRPILMTTLAALFGAVPLMLSTGTGAELRQPLGLVMVGGLLVSQVLTLFTTPVIYLMFDRLGQRVRDRRARKEGVPVAGDQTA
- a CDS encoding multidrug efflux RND transporter permease subunit; amino-acid sequence: MNLSAPFIMRPVATALLTLAIVLAGVLAFLMLPVAPLPQVDYPTISVSASLAGANPETMASSVATPLERSLGSIAGVSEMTSSSSQGSTRITLQFDLSRDIDGAARDVQAAINAARSMLPSALRSNPTYNKRNPSSAPVMVLALTSKTLDQGQLYDVGSTIMAQRIAQIQGVAEVQVGGSSLPAVRIELNPNLLNQYDIPLDTVRQAVTGANANGPKGVLENDTTHWQVATNGQLRKASQYQELVIAYRNNAAVRLSDVARVEDSVEDLFQMGFYNNQRAILLVVSRQANANIIETVDRIRDALPQMRSMLPGDVELTVAQDRTPSIRASLAEAEHTLIIAVGLVIMVVLLFLRNGRAALIPSVAVPVSLIGTFIVMWLCGYSLNTMSLMALIVATGFVVDDAIVVLENISRHIEEGMSPLRASLRGAREVGFTVLSMSLSLIAVFIPILLMGDIVGRLFREFAVTLSAAILVSLVVSLTLTPMMCARLLKTPAQIKPPGRVSRALGRFFDTLLRGYDRSLAWALKHSLLTLIVLGLTVGLNVYLYVKVPKGFFPQQDTGQLMGFVRADQGTSFQAMGPKLEYFRKVVLSDPAVESMVGYSGGRGGSNSSFMMIQLKPITQRKENVDQVIARLRMRLSNIAGAQMFMVPNQDIRIGGRSSRSSYQYTLMASELSALREWMPKVQQALVKMPELADVDTDIEDKGQQISLQIDRETATRLGVDMSTIAAVLNNSFTQRQVSVIYNTLNQYRVVMEVDQRYAQNADALSKVFVITAAGTRVPLSAFAKWQTTNAPLSVQHDSQFVADTISFNLAPGVSLGQATAAIEQAIARISLPTTEIQAGFAGSAKALQSTLSAQPWLILAALVTMYLVLGILYESYIHPLTILSTLPSAGIGALLALMVLGKEFTLIALIGVFLLIGIVKKNAIMMVDFALDAERRLGLSPREAIYQACLMRFRPILMTTMAAMLGALPLVLSTGAGAELRQPLGITIVGGLFLSQLLTLYTTPVVYLYLDRMRHWAHRRWGTPAPAVPLPGGNL